In the Borrelia turicatae 91E135 genome, one interval contains:
- a CDS encoding DNA adenine methylase, producing MSLNIIMVNVDMNIAIRPILKWAGGKKNLLSSILDNIPLAFNNYIEPFVGGGALFFALNVKNSIINDINSNLINFYREIAYNLDDFLLEIEKYNNAPLTKEYYVHIRNSFNNENLTNLEKACIFLYLNKTCYNGLYRENGNGKFNTPFGKHKKISLYEIKNLQLASKLLREVKVLNLDFFCLLDFIKKDDFVYLDPPYIPYSKTSNFTSYSKYGFDFRMHEKLLQFCDKIDKKGAKFLLSNSNTASSLELYKNYNVTFVDAKRFINSNPIRRGSIREILVKNF from the coding sequence ATGAGTTTGAACATTATTATGGTTAATGTTGATATGAACATTGCAATACGGCCTATCTTGAAATGGGCTGGTGGTAAGAAAAATTTGTTGAGCTCTATTTTAGATAATATTCCTCTTGCTTTTAATAATTATATCGAACCTTTTGTAGGTGGAGGAGCATTGTTTTTTGCTTTGAATGTAAAAAATTCAATTATTAATGATATAAATTCTAATTTGATTAATTTTTATAGGGAAATTGCCTATAATTTAGATGATTTTCTATTAGAAATTGAGAAATATAATAATGCTCCTTTAACTAAGGAGTATTATGTTCATATTAGAAATAGTTTTAATAATGAGAATTTGACTAATTTAGAAAAGGCATGTATTTTTCTTTATTTAAATAAAACTTGTTATAATGGTCTTTATAGGGAAAATGGTAATGGAAAGTTTAATACTCCTTTTGGTAAACATAAGAAAATTAGTCTTTATGAAATTAAAAATTTACAATTGGCTTCTAAGCTTTTACGGGAGGTTAAGGTTTTAAATCTAGATTTTTTTTGTTTACTTGATTTTATAAAAAAGGATGATTTTGTTTATCTTGATCCACCTTATATTCCTTATTCCAAAACAAGTAATTTTACAAGTTATAGTAAGTATGGATTTGATTTTAGAATGCATGAAAAATTATTACAATTTTGTGACAAAATAGACAAGAAAGGGGCTAAATTCTTACTTTCAAATTCTAATACCGCATCTAGTCTTGAACTATATAAAAACTATAATGTTACTTTTGTTGATGCGAAAAGATTTATTAATTCAAATCCAATTAGACGTGGCAGTATAAGAGAAATTTTAGTGAAAAATTTTTAG
- a CDS encoding Nif3-like dinuclear metal center hexameric protein, giving the protein MTVKELSLNLDEIFKVKDYRSIDKSLNGLQVGNLELEVKRVAFAVDASMATLREAKDYDFLITHHGIFWSKSEKIVSGIYEKVKWLIDNDLSLYCVHLPMDAHPVYSHSRVLSDFFGFHNPIPFANYKGINLGIISIAGFNFSEILKKIEIHNKHILYYKKFKEYVEKVAIVSGSGYSFFEESLEHGVDLFITGDTSHQIYSLAEEYGVNLIFAGHYFTETFGLIKLMEYFRNQEKLEVNFILKNTNL; this is encoded by the coding sequence TTGACTGTTAAAGAATTATCGTTGAATTTGGATGAAATATTTAAAGTAAAGGATTACAGAAGTATAGACAAGAGTCTTAATGGACTTCAAGTGGGTAATTTAGAACTTGAGGTTAAAAGAGTTGCTTTTGCTGTTGATGCAAGTATGGCAACTTTAAGAGAAGCAAAAGATTATGATTTTTTAATAACTCATCATGGTATTTTTTGGTCAAAATCGGAAAAAATTGTTTCTGGAATATATGAAAAAGTTAAATGGCTTATTGATAATGATTTATCACTTTACTGTGTGCATTTACCTATGGATGCTCATCCTGTTTATTCTCATAGCAGAGTATTGTCTGATTTTTTTGGGTTTCATAATCCTATTCCCTTTGCAAATTATAAGGGGATTAATTTAGGTATTATTTCTATTGCTGGTTTTAATTTTTCTGAGATTTTAAAAAAAATTGAAATTCATAATAAACATATTCTTTATTACAAAAAATTTAAGGAATATGTTGAAAAGGTAGCTATTGTTAGTGGTTCTGGGTATTCTTTTTTTGAGGAATCATTAGAACATGGTGTTGATTTGTTTATAACAGGGGATACCTCTCATCAGATATATTCTTTAGCTGAAGAGTATGGTGTGAATTTGATATTTGCTGGTCATTATTTTACCGAAACATTTGGCTTAATAAAATTGATGGAATATTTTAGAAATCAGGAAAAATTAGAGGTTAATTTTATTTTAAAAAATACTAATTTATAA
- a CDS encoding fibronectin type III domain-containing protein — MRLIFIFALFCLCLYSVFSQELKLILDAKDGFKFIQEAHNISFTRGDRGVLGIYLDRHKGVLDFNNVDFRLEIEKDSIVKDAALNYSVDSNNAKISNSFHNIAGNSLIFYSSRNTIKLKPLTKKAFFCSGNVISDFTIQFWAYRSTSVTGEVIVSWNGYKNIKGVWLDQAIRLESEGGTFVWNFNNVFLNDNGEPIKIKLRSDDDFIPKEWHLHTVRYRQKDGLLEYLIDSKPQAIEYVTADKREGFGYLLNIGNFIDFTLGQYFTGAIENFEIHKSFEEVHNAFFSRDKGYIITEPIKLSKDYSQILSVEFDTVKPKDTDIFYYYRLDNKMFYGTDKNGKIKKNLTGDWIHFDPKNGFPKFDVSKYIQIKVELYPSGDPVDSPSLYSMILTYIPEAAPFPPLITKAVPGAGEILIEWFPVISSNVGGYYIYIGVSPGNYHDKAGNILTSPIDVGNQTSFRITGLENGRLYYISVASYNLDKSVNEASFSKEISVRPMEFFKQYE; from the coding sequence ATGAGATTAATTTTTATATTTGCGCTATTTTGTTTGTGTCTTTATAGTGTTTTTTCTCAGGAACTTAAATTGATTCTTGATGCTAAAGATGGATTTAAATTTATTCAGGAAGCTCATAACATTAGCTTTACGAGAGGTGATAGAGGTGTCCTTGGAATTTATTTGGATAGGCATAAGGGAGTTTTAGATTTTAATAATGTTGATTTTAGATTAGAAATAGAAAAGGATAGTATTGTTAAGGATGCTGCTTTAAACTATTCTGTTGATTCAAATAATGCAAAAATTTCAAATTCTTTTCATAATATTGCAGGCAATTCTTTAATTTTTTATTCAAGTCGAAATACCATTAAGCTTAAACCATTAACAAAAAAGGCTTTTTTCTGTTCAGGTAATGTAATTTCTGATTTTACTATTCAGTTTTGGGCATACCGTTCTACTTCTGTTACTGGAGAAGTTATTGTAAGTTGGAACGGGTATAAAAATATTAAAGGTGTTTGGCTAGATCAAGCTATTCGGTTAGAGAGTGAAGGCGGAACTTTCGTTTGGAATTTTAATAATGTGTTTTTAAATGATAATGGAGAACCTATTAAGATTAAGCTTAGGAGTGATGATGATTTTATTCCAAAAGAGTGGCATTTACATACTGTAAGGTATAGGCAAAAAGATGGGTTACTGGAATATTTAATAGATTCTAAACCTCAGGCCATAGAGTATGTTACTGCTGATAAGAGAGAAGGTTTTGGTTATTTGTTAAATATTGGTAATTTTATTGATTTTACATTGGGACAATATTTTACAGGGGCTATTGAGAATTTTGAAATTCATAAAAGTTTTGAAGAAGTACATAATGCTTTCTTTTCAAGAGATAAGGGATATATTATTACAGAACCAATCAAGCTATCTAAAGATTATTCTCAAATTTTATCTGTAGAATTTGATACTGTGAAGCCAAAAGATACAGATATTTTTTATTATTATAGATTGGATAATAAGATGTTTTATGGAACAGATAAAAATGGAAAAATAAAAAAGAATTTAACAGGAGATTGGATTCATTTTGATCCTAAAAATGGATTTCCTAAATTTGATGTATCAAAATATATTCAAATTAAGGTCGAACTTTATCCAAGCGGTGATCCTGTAGATAGTCCATCTCTTTATAGCATGATTCTTACTTACATACCTGAGGCCGCACCTTTTCCTCCTCTAATAACAAAAGCTGTCCCAGGAGCTGGTGAGATATTGATTGAATGGTTCCCCGTTATTAGTAGTAATGTTGGTGGCTATTATATTTATATTGGCGTTAGTCCTGGTAATTATCATGATAAAGCTGGAAATATTTTGACATCTCCTATTGATGTTGGTAATCAGACTTCTTTTAGAATTACAGGTCTTGAGAATGGAAGGCTTTATTATATTAGTGTTGCTTCTTATAATTTAGACAAGAGTGTTAATGAGGCGTCTTTTTCGAAAGAAATTTCCGTGAGACCTATGGAGTTTTTTAAGCAGTATGAATAG
- a CDS encoding tetratricopeptide repeat protein yields the protein MNSIDFEKALELYKNGDLKNALLNLDVFDDSFDSLALKSLIYFRLKDYKALLYVLDTYPVLSEYRFLIKLLHYGKFEDQKSELSYFQNYNLGVFYFGLKDYEKSLSYFLKSSQQHPSLIQAINNAAILLEILGRKDEATQMLIKAVDVDKNNALVKLNVWFLKNNCIFNSAKPFEIDESFKEANLSLVVNYLMYYFYSIGEISSAIKLSERFLTDSNYSKYIWHNRATILHKIGNMTQATKSYVKAILNFPNIYTIYNMHIATIELLNFSPKRSIDRMLLDYPNMDSVCFYAFLFFLRNRELEDAYFYIKKLCEIKPDTYSKFLNLLESREDILIEELLDEFAMVLKGRWTLEYLFFIDNSLNLKDPVFVFDYNTRLCPYIWKIKDEHIELRANNNEVEITKKIFSDELMQVKLDVAIKEIRDLIEAYRDFKINC from the coding sequence ATGAATAGTATTGATTTTGAAAAAGCCTTAGAGCTTTATAAGAATGGTGATCTTAAGAACGCGCTTTTAAATCTGGATGTTTTTGATGATAGTTTTGATTCTCTAGCTCTTAAATCTCTTATTTATTTTAGACTTAAGGATTATAAGGCACTCCTATATGTATTAGATACTTATCCCGTTTTAAGTGAGTATCGTTTTTTAATTAAACTCTTACATTATGGTAAGTTTGAGGATCAGAAAAGTGAATTGAGTTATTTCCAAAATTATAATCTTGGTGTTTTTTATTTTGGATTAAAAGATTATGAAAAGTCTTTGAGTTATTTTTTAAAATCTAGCCAGCAACATCCTAGCTTGATTCAGGCTATTAATAATGCTGCTATTTTGCTTGAGATACTGGGCAGAAAAGATGAAGCTACCCAAATGCTTATTAAAGCTGTTGATGTGGATAAGAATAATGCTCTTGTTAAATTGAATGTTTGGTTTTTAAAAAATAATTGTATATTTAATAGTGCTAAACCATTTGAGATAGATGAGAGCTTTAAAGAGGCTAATCTTTCTCTTGTTGTTAATTATTTGATGTATTATTTTTATTCTATTGGAGAGATAAGTAGTGCGATTAAACTTTCTGAGAGGTTTTTAACAGATTCAAATTATTCTAAATATATTTGGCATAATAGAGCAACTATTTTGCATAAAATAGGTAATATGACGCAAGCCACTAAATCTTATGTAAAAGCTATTTTAAATTTTCCTAATATCTATACAATATATAATATGCATATTGCTACAATAGAGCTTTTGAATTTTTCTCCTAAAAGATCTATTGATAGAATGTTGTTAGATTATCCTAATATGGATTCAGTGTGTTTTTACGCGTTTTTGTTTTTTTTAAGAAATCGTGAACTTGAAGATGCTTATTTTTATATAAAAAAGCTTTGTGAAATTAAACCAGATACTTATTCTAAATTTTTAAATCTACTTGAATCCAGAGAAGATATTTTGATTGAAGAACTCCTAGATGAATTTGCAATGGTTTTGAAGGGAAGGTGGACGTTGGAATATTTGTTCTTTATTGACAATTCTTTGAATTTAAAAGATCCTGTTTTTGTTTTTGATTATAATACTAGACTTTGTCCATATATTTGGAAAATTAAAGATGAACATATTGAACTTAGAGCTAATAACAATGAGGTAGAAATTACTAAGAAGATTTTTTCAGATGAACTTATGCAAGTTAAATTGGATGTTGCAATTAAAGAGATTAGGGATTTAATCGAAGCTTATAGGGATTTTAAGATCAATTGTTAA
- a CDS encoding LptA/OstA family protein: MRSLVICLVCIYFLSSYAQDEKSFNKSSKLKTEGDAQKKNEFTFRADFSHGIFSSVYRRVILKGNPEVISSDFKLRADEIEIYGEGSAYIEARGNVYYEDYVNKMNVKSQFLFVNRKLDNFYLQKGVELEDLENELIVKAERIEGSRKTSVYIMQYSVKIYKGDIFARAENGIYNKEDKEIVLEGIPVIYQDDNYYSASRIIFNTETKKYNLEGDVEGKFTQVEGDVPQQKK; this comes from the coding sequence ATGAGAAGTTTAGTTATCTGTTTGGTTTGTATTTATTTTTTAAGTAGTTATGCACAAGATGAAAAGAGCTTCAATAAGTCTTCTAAATTGAAAACCGAAGGAGATGCACAGAAAAAGAATGAATTTACTTTTAGAGCAGATTTTTCACATGGTATTTTTTCTTCTGTTTATAGGAGAGTTATTTTAAAAGGAAATCCTGAGGTGATTTCCTCTGATTTTAAGCTTAGAGCTGATGAGATTGAAATTTATGGTGAAGGTAGTGCTTATATTGAGGCCCGTGGCAATGTTTATTATGAGGATTATGTAAATAAAATGAATGTTAAGTCACAATTTTTATTTGTTAATAGAAAATTAGATAATTTTTATCTTCAAAAAGGTGTTGAGCTTGAAGATTTGGAAAATGAACTTATTGTTAAAGCCGAACGAATAGAAGGTAGTCGTAAGACAAGTGTTTATATTATGCAGTATTCTGTTAAGATATATAAAGGTGATATTTTTGCACGAGCTGAAAACGGAATTTATAACAAGGAAGACAAAGAGATTGTTCTTGAAGGTATTCCAGTGATTTATCAAGATGATAATTATTATTCTGCTTCAAGGATAATTTTTAATACAGAAACCAAAAAATATAATCTTGAGGGTGATGTTGAAGGTAAATTTACTCAAGTGGAGGGAGATGTTCCTCAACAAAAAAAATAG
- the lptB gene encoding LPS export ABC transporter ATP-binding protein: MFLNKKNSIKSIKEKLSLDTVTNIVLKADNVVKRYGKKLAVNGVTIDVHRGEVVGLLGPNGAGKTTTFYTIVGFIKANSGRVLINSHDISGLNMYERARLGIVYLPQEPSIFRELTVEDNILIALERREDLSQTERKMELVNLLKDFEIKRIQHQKAYTLSGGERRRTEIARALAVSPYFLLLDEPFAGIDPIAIGDIKDIIRILKSKNIGVLITDHNVRDAFDIIDRAYIIYQGQVLDEGNVDYIINSEKAKKLYLGEEFRL; this comes from the coding sequence ATGTTCCTCAACAAAAAAAATAGCATAAAGTCAATCAAAGAGAAGCTTAGCCTTGACACTGTTACTAATATTGTTCTTAAGGCAGATAATGTTGTTAAGAGATATGGAAAAAAATTAGCAGTTAATGGTGTGACCATTGATGTTCATCGAGGTGAAGTTGTAGGTTTGCTTGGTCCAAATGGTGCTGGGAAAACTACAACATTTTATACTATTGTAGGTTTTATTAAGGCTAATAGTGGACGTGTTTTGATAAATAGTCATGATATTTCTGGTCTTAACATGTATGAGCGGGCACGGCTAGGAATTGTGTACCTGCCACAAGAACCGTCTATTTTTAGGGAACTTACAGTTGAAGATAATATTTTAATTGCTCTTGAGAGGCGAGAAGATTTATCTCAAACTGAGCGTAAAATGGAACTTGTAAATCTGCTTAAAGACTTTGAAATCAAGAGAATACAACATCAAAAGGCTTATACTCTCTCTGGTGGAGAGAGAAGGCGGACTGAAATAGCTAGGGCTTTAGCAGTGAGTCCATATTTTTTATTGCTTGATGAGCCTTTTGCAGGTATTGATCCTATTGCTATTGGAGATATAAAAGATATAATAAGGATTTTGAAGAGCAAGAATATTGGCGTTTTAATTACCGATCATAATGTGAGAGATGCTTTTGATATAATAGATAGGGCTTATATTATTTATCAAGGTCAGGTGCTTGATGAGGGAAATGTTGATTATATTATAAATAGTGAAAAAGCCAAAAAGCTTTATTTAGGTGAAGAATTTAGATTATGA
- a CDS encoding YbaB/EbfC family nucleoid-associated protein has product MAVNPLDFLKNMSGFKDNIDNFKKEISQIVVCGRAGSDVVVVEMNGEFVVKKVVIKEEFFSDLDNEALEHMIKSAFNDAISKVKEEIKSKTMGSIPFGI; this is encoded by the coding sequence ATGGCAGTAAATCCATTAGATTTTTTAAAGAATATGTCAGGTTTTAAAGATAATATTGATAATTTTAAAAAAGAAATATCCCAAATTGTTGTTTGTGGCAGAGCAGGAAGCGATGTTGTTGTTGTTGAGATGAATGGAGAATTTGTTGTTAAGAAAGTTGTAATTAAGGAAGAATTTTTTAGTGATTTAGATAATGAGGCCCTTGAGCACATGATAAAATCGGCTTTTAATGATGCTATTTCTAAGGTTAAGGAAGAGATAAAGTCAAAAACAATGGGTTCTATTCCATTTGGGATTTAA
- the pgeF gene encoding peptidoglycan editing factor PgeF, with the protein MRVVENEFYYEFELDPSIKLIYTKKPFDLNIRDISIDNLSFIPKDKKVKYLKQLHTNVVYEVSDDFVNFQEGDGLVSSSCNVALLAYYADCLPIYIFDKSKKYIGLAHSGYKGSFKLIILKMLFMFESMGSNFEDLKIVFGPYNRLCCYEVSSEFLSEINLKFSKKLLDMSFCKKDDKIYFDNANFNLGLISNFNLDVEDSGLCTYCNCNLYSHRKFKGKRSYAAIWRT; encoded by the coding sequence ATGAGAGTAGTAGAGAATGAATTTTATTATGAGTTTGAATTAGATCCTAGCATTAAATTGATCTATACTAAAAAGCCTTTTGATTTAAATATAAGAGATATTAGTATTGATAATTTAAGTTTTATTCCTAAAGATAAAAAAGTCAAATATTTAAAACAGTTACATACAAATGTTGTTTATGAAGTTTCTGATGATTTTGTTAATTTTCAGGAAGGAGATGGACTTGTCTCTTCTTCCTGCAATGTTGCCCTTCTTGCTTACTATGCAGATTGTCTTCCAATATATATATTTGACAAATCAAAAAAATATATCGGACTTGCTCATAGTGGGTATAAGGGTAGTTTTAAGCTCATTATTTTGAAAATGTTATTTATGTTTGAGAGTATGGGTTCAAATTTTGAGGATTTGAAAATTGTATTTGGGCCTTATAATAGGTTGTGTTGTTATGAGGTTTCATCAGAGTTTTTATCAGAAATAAATTTAAAATTTAGTAAAAAGTTATTAGATATGTCTTTTTGTAAAAAGGATGATAAAATATATTTTGACAATGCCAATTTTAATTTGGGATTGATTTCTAATTTTAATTTAGATGTTGAGGATTCAGGTTTGTGTACTTATTGTAATTGCAATCTTTATTCTCATAGAAAATTTAAGGGCAAGAGAAGTTACGCTGCAATTTGGAGAACTTAA
- the dnaX gene encoding DNA polymerase III subunit gamma/tau, which translates to MISARGTAIKRRPRDLNSLEGQDFVVETLKHSIENNKIANAYIFSGPRGVGKTSSARAFARCLNCKIGPTIMPCDMCFSCKSIDNDNKLDIIEIDGASNTSVQDVKQIKEEIMFPPASSRYRVYIIDEVHMLSNSAFNALLKTIEEPPSYIVFIFATTEVHKLPDTIKSRCQHFNFRLLPLDKVYEMLKHVCLEDNIKYEDEALRWIAYKSGGSVRDAYTLFDQIVSLSNSDIQFERIRSKMGFTSSEFLEKLALSILNDDLKELLCILDAVFLTGISCEQLLLDTIEFFREILFLKLGIKNLMFIGIKPESLKEKLLSFDLKHVERSISVLLETYRDLQFSVNPKYELEINFIKILRLKDYVPSHVLIKQIQDIEAKVLDEVSLNLNDTDFDTDVEPKLENISSVEPVELGLDKTETALKTEVKASTHLDLNGDDIDEIFIETKDNFDKVDDNDKIKESFVYLVSKYVQTLVYSGEVLIDNDVLYYKIFSGFEYNQLQAYQNEIRAEFCKEFPRLNVVFQKQFKDDDDEFDSKVLKIKNIFGASEVK; encoded by the coding sequence ATGATATCTGCGAGAGGTACTGCCATTAAGAGGCGTCCCAGAGATTTAAATTCTCTTGAGGGGCAAGATTTTGTTGTTGAAACCTTAAAACATTCAATAGAAAATAATAAGATAGCAAATGCTTATATATTTTCAGGACCACGAGGAGTTGGTAAGACTTCTTCTGCAAGGGCTTTTGCACGATGTTTGAACTGTAAGATAGGGCCAACAATTATGCCTTGTGATATGTGTTTCAGTTGTAAATCCATTGATAATGATAATAAGCTTGATATTATTGAGATTGATGGTGCTTCAAATACTTCTGTTCAAGATGTTAAACAAATTAAAGAAGAGATAATGTTTCCTCCTGCTAGTTCTAGATATAGGGTTTATATTATTGATGAAGTGCATATGCTTTCAAATTCTGCTTTCAATGCTCTTTTAAAAACAATTGAAGAACCTCCCAGTTATATTGTTTTTATTTTTGCTACGACAGAGGTACACAAGCTTCCAGATACAATAAAGAGCAGGTGTCAACATTTTAATTTTAGACTTTTGCCTTTGGATAAGGTTTATGAAATGTTAAAACATGTTTGTCTTGAAGATAACATTAAATATGAAGATGAAGCTTTAAGGTGGATTGCTTATAAGAGTGGAGGAAGTGTAAGGGATGCTTATACTCTCTTTGATCAGATTGTGTCATTAAGTAATTCCGATATACAATTTGAACGGATCAGATCTAAGATGGGGTTTACTAGTAGTGAGTTTTTAGAAAAATTGGCACTAAGCATTCTTAATGATGATTTAAAAGAATTGCTTTGTATTTTAGATGCTGTTTTTTTAACCGGGATTTCATGTGAGCAATTACTTCTTGATACGATTGAGTTTTTTAGAGAGATATTATTTCTAAAATTAGGTATTAAAAATCTTATGTTTATTGGTATTAAACCTGAGAGTTTAAAAGAAAAATTATTAAGTTTTGACTTGAAGCATGTTGAGAGAAGTATTAGTGTACTACTTGAAACTTATAGGGATTTGCAGTTTTCAGTGAATCCTAAATATGAACTTGAGATTAATTTTATTAAGATACTTAGACTTAAAGATTACGTGCCCAGTCATGTTTTAATTAAGCAAATTCAAGATATTGAAGCTAAGGTGCTTGATGAGGTTAGTTTGAATTTAAATGATACTGATTTCGATACGGATGTAGAACCAAAATTAGAAAATATCTCTTCAGTAGAGCCAGTAGAATTGGGTCTTGATAAAACTGAGACTGCATTAAAGACTGAAGTTAAAGCCTCTACTCATCTTGACCTTAATGGTGATGATATTGATGAAATTTTTATAGAAACAAAAGATAATTTTGATAAGGTGGATGATAATGATAAAATTAAAGAAAGTTTTGTTTATTTAGTATCTAAGTATGTTCAAACTTTAGTATATTCAGGAGAGGTTTTGATTGACAATGATGTGCTTTATTATAAAATTTTTAGTGGATTTGAGTATAATCAGCTGCAAGCCTATCAGAATGAGATAAGAGCTGAATTTTGTAAAGAATTTCCTAGATTAAATGTTGTATTTCAAAAACAGTTTAAGGATGATGATGATGAGTTTGATAGTAAGGTACTAAAAATTAAAAACATTTTTGGAGCAAGTGAGGTAAAGTAA
- the recR gene encoding recombination mediator RecR produces MIIQDLIVLLSKLPGIGRKTAVRMVYDILYNGEEYSRALGQILIGFHSSIRKCKNCHNLAEGEFCNICMDLSRCKDMICIVEMPQDLEVIESTREYDGLYFVLHGHLDPLRDIGPNRLNLDKLENYVREVGAQEVIIATEFSIEGDVTANYISGILKNLGINVTRIASGLPAGGSISNADKITTLRALRLRLKM; encoded by the coding sequence TTGATTATACAAGATTTAATTGTTTTACTTTCTAAGTTGCCAGGTATAGGTAGAAAGACAGCAGTACGAATGGTTTATGATATTTTGTATAATGGTGAAGAGTATTCAAGAGCTCTGGGACAAATTTTAATCGGGTTTCATTCTAGTATAAGAAAATGTAAAAATTGTCATAATCTTGCTGAGGGAGAATTTTGTAATATTTGTATGGATTTAAGTAGATGTAAAGATATGATTTGTATTGTGGAGATGCCGCAAGACTTAGAGGTTATTGAGTCTACTAGAGAATATGATGGATTGTATTTTGTGCTTCATGGTCATCTTGATCCTTTAAGAGATATTGGTCCAAATAGGCTAAATCTTGATAAATTAGAAAATTATGTTAGGGAAGTTGGGGCTCAAGAAGTGATTATTGCTACAGAATTCAGTATTGAAGGGGATGTAACTGCAAATTATATTAGTGGCATTTTAAAAAATTTAGGTATTAATGTTACAAGAATAGCATCTGGTCTGCCCGCTGGAGGTAGTATTAGTAATGCAGATAAAATTACTACTCTGAGGGCTTTGCGTTTAAGACTTAAGATGTAA
- a CDS encoding nucleoside-diphosphate kinase yields MSTLIQRTLCIIKPDGVRRGLIGNVISRFERTGLKIVAAKMILVNREMAETHYLYDDIAVRHGEFVWQSLINFIISSPVFVFVVEGVEAVEVVRKFCGSTEPKMASPGTIRGDFAYHSFNYANEKEFSVYNVIHASANVDDALREVSLWFKENEILTYKRDDEFEHYYG; encoded by the coding sequence ATGTCTACTTTAATACAAAGAACTTTATGTATTATTAAACCTGATGGCGTTAGGAGGGGGTTAATTGGTAATGTGATTTCTAGATTTGAAAGGACGGGACTGAAAATTGTGGCTGCTAAGATGATTTTAGTTAATAGAGAAATGGCTGAAACACATTATTTATATGATGATATTGCTGTAAGACATGGTGAGTTTGTTTGGCAGTCTTTAATTAATTTTATAATAAGTTCTCCAGTTTTTGTGTTTGTTGTTGAAGGTGTTGAAGCTGTTGAAGTTGTTAGAAAATTTTGTGGCTCTACAGAACCAAAAATGGCTTCTCCTGGGACAATTAGGGGTGATTTTGCTTATCATAGTTTTAACTATGCGAATGAGAAGGAGTTTTCAGTTTATAACGTAATTCATGCTTCTGCTAATGTTGATGATGCTCTTCGTGAAGTATCCCTTTGGTTTAAAGAAAATGAAATTTTAACTTATAAAAGGGACGATGAGTTTGAACATTATTATGGTTAA
- the lspA gene encoding signal peptidase II, giving the protein MNINRSRLINNFIFISILVFFDQWSKYLVVKYIRIGTEYLSFFGDFFKIIHVRNTGVLFSIGSNIDPSLKNLFFLIIPIIILIFVFSFALKETNRIARIALVLILSGGIGNIIDRFFRPLGVVDFLDVKFFGIFGLQRWPTFNFADSYVVIGITLFIIYDLFAKNQSTNL; this is encoded by the coding sequence ATGAATATAAATAGAAGCAGATTAATTAACAATTTTATATTTATCTCTATTTTAGTTTTTTTTGATCAGTGGTCTAAGTATTTAGTTGTTAAATATATCAGAATTGGAACTGAGTATTTATCTTTTTTTGGAGATTTTTTTAAAATAATACATGTAAGAAATACTGGTGTTTTATTTTCAATAGGTTCTAATATTGATCCTAGCTTGAAGAATTTGTTTTTTCTTATAATTCCTATTATTATTTTGATTTTTGTTTTTTCTTTTGCTTTGAAAGAAACTAATAGAATAGCTAGAATTGCTCTTGTATTGATTTTATCTGGTGGTATTGGGAATATTATCGATAGATTTTTTAGACCGTTAGGGGTTGTAGATTTTTTGGATGTGAAATTTTTCGGTATTTTTGGACTTCAGAGATGGCCAACTTTTAACTTTGCAGACAGTTATGTTGTTATAGGAATAACTTTGTTTATAATTTACGATTTGTTTGCCAAAAATCAAAGTACCAATTTATGA